DNA from Macadamia integrifolia cultivar HAES 741 chromosome 12, SCU_Mint_v3, whole genome shotgun sequence:
AGCTTTGGACTAGCATCGAACCAACAAGAACACATCAGTCCGGGGTGTAATAAGTTGTATCTACTGCATTATCCATCGGTGCAACCATTTGTTACAGGATTATGGGCAGAAAATTTCTTTCGCATCTCACCCACTGGAACTGGACAGGTGGCAGTGAGTGGAAATCTTCTCCAGCATAATCTTATCATAtgaatttaccaaaaaaaaaatttcttatcatatgaATTAAACAATAATGACACAAACTTAAACCACAAAAAcatttgcaccaaaaaaaaaaaaaaaaccataaaaacaGAACCTCAATGACAATTTAGCCATGAATAGTAAACCAACAGAACGAATATTGTCCATGTGGAACTCCATAAAAATTAGACAAGCACAAGTTCTTGATCTTTTAGTCCTTACTTCCTGCACACCATTACCACCAAGTAAAAATTGGGATATTACTGGCTGGAGTCATCACTTCATCAAAAAACAGCCAGTGGACTTCCTGCAAACCATTGCCACCAAGTGAAAATTGGGTTATTACTGACTGGAGTcatcatttcatcaaaaaacaGCCAGTGGAGTTCTCCCTCTTACCTGCTAAACCAGATATGCATCATTACTGGGGTTCATGAGCAGAAATGCATTCCTCAGAGTGTACAACGATCCTCCAAGCTGTGTACATCACCAGTCTGATGATGCACATAGGAAACAGGAATCTCCTTCACATATCATTGTAGAACAATTTTTGACTTCACATAGCAGACAATGTTTTCAAATGTTGTTCTTGAAGTAGGAGGGATTGCAAATGTATATGAGTAAGTCAATGAACCTCaaatatggaaaattttctggtAAAGTAGAATACAACTCAAAAGATGGAAATTGCCAGCATCGCTGTGTTGGAACAGGAAGGTGACATCAACTTTTGATTATTGCCTCCAGAGAAGGGAGCTCATTATGGTCGGTTATGTTGGGTCCATAGCAACCTAGAGCCCGATCAAGGTCCTCTTAGGCTGCTAAGCTGATCATCAAATGGTTTTTGTGATACCAACCTCAGCAGCATAGCATCTGCAGCACCACACCAATGGTTATGTGAAGACCAGGAATCAATAGTCTACTATAGGTGTCAAGACTAGCAAAGGGGCACaaataacaaattaaaaaagCGTCTCCATTGGACAAAGTAGGAAGGATAACTGGCCCAGCACATCAGGAAATTTCAGGGTCACTAAATTATACAATCATGGAACCAATGCAGGATGTGAGACAGGGCAGACTTGGAAGAAAGGGCTAATCCAAGGGGGCTTACAGGTACTCTAGCATGTCTCACTAACCAAACTGCCCTTTAGAGCATCAATATAGCTCATGACTATCCCTATTTGGTGGGGAGTTATTTGATTTCCCCTTCCAAGGGAATCAGCAGCCCCACAGTTACTGCTTTCTAACTTGCTTGAATATGTAGTTGATTTTATTCACTCACATATCGGGGTTCTAACCACCAGAACTGAGTCAGTTGAGGAAAGTCAAACATATTCCCATTAATTTTCTTTAGCCCTTTAGATCTGGCGTCAGAACTTGCATTTTTTTGCTTGATTTTGGCATCAGCTGGGACTTTTTCTAGAAACTACTTGACAAAACAAGATATGGCAAATCTCATGTGATTTGAGAGTTGTACTTCATACTTCACAGCTTTGAATGAAGATGTGCTGCAAGAATTAGTATGTAACCCTCTTGGCTCACTTTGATCCTGTTCTGGCTTGTAGAGTTGTATCTTACCAGATTTCAATCCAATTGCTAATTTAACACAAAAATGAAGCAGTAAAAATGCTGCCAATTTAGTCCTCTATCAAATCTTGAACCCTTGATGCTTTCAGAGCTTTATGGGTAGTTCCTAGAGCTCTGCTGGTTATATCATAGCAGTTCTGCCTATCTCTAATTTGTTTCCTAGGTTTCCCCTATGTATCCTTATTTCTTGAAACTTTCCCTAACCAAATCCAAAGTCTAATCCCATTCGTAACTGACCCTATACATTTGTATTCAGTCCTATGAAAATGATCAGTTGAACAATCTACAAATATTTTCCTTAAATCATATGTTGTAAGCATTTTCTGCTGAGATAACATGCTAGATAAGGCGTAAGTTCGAAAATGATAAGTGTTTCTTTGTAGGAATACCCATAAATCTGATCAATTACATAAAAGGGCATTTAGGAAATGGAATAAAGATGGACCAAGCTATTGTTGAATGTAAGCAAAATGAACAACTGAtaaaaatcatttcataattcCATAGGAGTTACTATTTTAAGTAAGTACTTTACGTTTTCACAAAATATTTACTTTACGTATAAATGGGCTCTGAAATGTCATCTATAATCTCTAGGATTTATCACACTGCTTAGCTATAAGCATCCTCTGATCTGCAATGCATAACGTGAAGAAATTGCAATGAGCAACACCGCTTCACTCTATCAATTTTAATCACATATAATAAAAGGAGACTAGTTTGTTAGCTCAATAAAGTTGTTTTATGACTATTAACAGGCAACTTATAACGTTCCTTCCAAACTAATGAAATTGTTGATTACTCTCCAGAaacaaaaaatgtcaaaaaggGAGTATTCTCATGTGAAGATAAGATGAAAGACTGAGTAATATTTAGCCAGCCCACAGCAATCTCCAGACAATGAGAAGCTTCATAACTTTTCAGATAAGAAATTCAGTCATGATATATTAATTCAAGCTCAGTTAAAAGAATTTATGATGAACTAAATACAATTTAGTAAACTGGAGAACGACAGCCTTTAAATAACAGGTTTTACGATGTCATGGATAAAGAGGAGAATCTCAATTAGTACTTAGTATAGATTCACAATAGATTGATATGGAGTCAATTTGTTATTTCCTGCACACACAGATCTAGGAAATTATGGTCAAGAATAACTAATACATTGAGGTAGGGGATGCCAACTCAATAAAGAATTACCAATATTATGATCATCTCCCAATGATTTGGATCCATGGTGTAACAGGGAATGTCAGGGGTTCTGTGGGGATTGTTCCCTCTCAGGACCAAtattgtcccccccccccactatggttgttcagaaaaaaaaaaagtgttacaAACTTAATTATTCGAACACTTTTATAAGATGCAATTTTAAGTTGAGGAGTGGAATCATCTGGGATCTCCAGAGTCCTACAATTTGTTATTTCTTGGGACGATAAGTTCATGCCACCcttctttcccctttccttAAAGAAGTGATGGTCTGTATTGGTTATTCATTTATGCAGTATATAATCAACCCACCTGATGAAACTTGATTTTCATTGCCATTGTCATTGTTGTCATCATAATCAGAGGCGCATCCTAGTTGGTATTGTAGGTATGACTGGACCATAAAGTTTAGACTCCTTTCTCCAATTcctcagacaaaaaaaaaaaaaaaaaatatcttgtaACAGGTGCTACCTGTGATCTTCCACCTTATACATTCAAAAAGTTCCACCGTCCATCTAAACCATGTTTGAGCTAGCTGCAATAACGCGATCGTGGCCTAACAAGTTCCCCAGCCCCCCTCTCTGAGACTAGGAAATAACTGACGAGACAAACCAACTGATAAAATGAAGCAGGTTTCAACagaaatttcaaaagaaatgCTCGCCATAGAAGCAAAAATCCGATATTTACGAGCCAATTCTGAACACCCTTAGACTTAACCCTAATCTTATACCTTTCAGAGGATTCGTTCAATAATAATTCATTACGTTCTCTAATTAACAGAATATCTTTAAAATCTTCAATTTCATACGGCCCAGAGCCGATCCCAAGCGTAGGAGTAAATAGCGGAAAACAGATCGAAATTCGAGACAACCATCCATGAATCATCCTCAAACAACAAAGCGAATAAATCAGAATTTTAACGTTACCTGAAACCTGCGAACGCAGAGAGCTCTCCATCCATCAGAATCACAGACGCTTTGCACAGATCGATCGGATCTTAACGATCAATGCAGCAacccaaaagaaaggaaacacgCTGTGGCTCTTTCTTTTGCTCTCccagagaaaatgaaaaaagtgAAAGGAGCAAGCGGAACAGAGCTCTCAAAAGCTCGAAGAGATCACAGGTTCAACCGAGAAACGCCGTTCTCCGGCCGGTCTAACCGGCGTCCAAACCGTCTCCGGCTCTGTTACGGCCACCGCATGTCTGTTTCTTCCCCCAGCGGAACTGGTCCAAGCTGGCGTTTGACTGCGTAGGAACCGGCTCATCCGGTAAAACCCGATCTGGTCGGGGGAGAAAAGTGATCAGCAAACCCTCGCTGCCCACAGAACTAACCGGTTCATTCGGTTAAGTCTCCCTTCTCTCTGGACTGGTTATATACAATGAAcccggctctctctctctctctctctctctctctctctcgatgtttgcctcaaaagaaaaataaaataaaataaaataagagccTCCttccctcctcctctctctctctctctctctctctctctctatgttcgTAGGAGGATAGCCCAAATGCTCAGAGACTTAGAAGAGACGTCAGGATCACAAGCTACAAGTAAGTACCGTAGCTCctgcttttctttcttcttctctgtttttggtGGTTCGATTATGAATGTATTTGTGAAAAATGAATGGGAATATGTGATGTTGTCTTTACATTTGATATTTTAAAGGGTCTTCGTTGATTAGtcttcttgattttttctgAAGAGTGAGGGATTTGTTCTTGCAACATCTGCTACTGAAAGGTGTCACTGTAACTTACAGTAATTAGTTTTTGAATTCTTCATGGAACCTGAATTGGAACCCATGCCTATTGGGTCGCAGAAACGCGACCTGGCTTGGAAGCATTGTCAGATGTTCAAGATTGATAATCGGGTTAGGCTCAAGTGTATCTATTGTGGCAAAATGTTTTCTGGTGGGGGTATCCATAGAATTAAAGAACACTTAGCTGGTCATAAAGGAAATGGAGCTACTTGTCCTAGAGTGCATCCAGATGTTCGGCATATCATGCGGCAAAGCTTAGATGGGTCAATAgtgagaatgaagaagaaacaaaagatgacagaaGAGACTGCTCATCTGCTATTGCCTCCTAATGAGGCAGAAACATATACCCCTCAGTGTGAAGCAATTAATGGACTCCAATTGCTTGCAGCTCCCAATCCAGTTGAATCAAATTTGGTATTAACAatgaaagaagaggaaggagcaaCTGAAAATAATAATTCAGAGAGATGGAAAAGAGTGGCAGTGGGAGATCCTTCTTCGGCTTCTTTGGGTGAAGCTCGTCCAATTAGAGACCTCTCCTTGCAATTGACTAAGGgaaacgatcaagttcatatggCAATAGGTCGGTTTCTATATGATGCTGGGGTTCCTCTAGATGCAGTAAGCTCTGTCTATTTTCAACCAATGATCGATGCCATTGCATTGGAAGGACCGGGGCTCAAACCACCAACATATCATGACCTTCGGGGTTGGATTTTGAAGAATTCAGTTGAAGAAGTGAAGAAAATTGTAGATCAATACCAGGGAACATGGGGGAGGACGGGATGCTCTGTCCTTGCTGATGAATGGACAGCAGAAGGGGGTAAAATTTTGATCAACATCCTGGTTTATTGTCCTGAAGGAACTATGTTTCTCAAATCAGTTGATGCGTCAGAAATAATTAGGTCACCGGCTGCTCTTTATGAACTGCTTAAAGAAGTGGTGGAAGATGTTGGAGTCCAACATGTATTACAGGTGGTTACCGACAGTGCAGAACACTATATTGAAGCTGGAAAAAGTTTAACAGAAACCTTCCCTACCATATACTGGACCCCATGTTCTGCTCGTTGCATAGATCTGATGCTCGAGGATTTTGGAAAATTTGAGTGGGTAAATGCTATACTTGAGCAAGCCAAATCAGTTACGAGATTTGTTTATAATCACATTGAGGTCTTAAATATGATGCAGAGGTATACACATGGGAAAGATTTAATTCAGCCAGCTGTCACCCGCTCTGCAACAAACTTTACAATTTTGCAGAGCATGGTTAGCCTAAAAGATAGTTTGCAGGCAATGGTTACTTCGCAGGAGTGGATGGATAGTTCATATTCAAAAAACCCAGATGGACTTGAATTAATTGATGCAATTTATAGTCAATCTTTTTGGTCTTCATGTGTCACTATCATCCATTTGACAGATCCACTGTTACATGTTTTGAGAATTGTTGGAAGTAAGAAGAGGCCAGCAATGGGGTACATTTATGAGGCAATTTACCGAGCCAAAGGAGCAATAAAAAGGGAACTGGTTGAGAGGAAAGATTATCTGACATACTGGAATGTTGTTGATTATAGGTGGAACAGGCAACTTCGTCGTCATCTTCATGCAGCAGGTTTCTACCTAAATCCCAAGTGTTTTTATAGTATTGAAGGAGATGTACCTAATGAGATCATGTCGGGGATGTTGGATTGTATTGAGAGATTAGTTCCTGACACAAAAATCCAAGATAAAATAACCAAAGAGTTGAACTCGTATAAGAATGCTGCTGGGGATTTAGGGCGGAAGATGGCAATTAGAGCTAGACACACAATGCTTCCTGGTATCAATCCTTCTTTTAGATTTAATTTGTATTATCAAGTTTTTATGTTGCGTTTAATAATTCAGCTTctcttttgtattttctttttaattgacTTTGAATTTATGAAAGCAATAGTGTGACAGAGGATGAGTGGGTAGCAGTCTTCTTTCCCCTTATATATTCTTGTAGGCGCGAGGGTGGGAGGGgattgtcatatatatatatatatatatattttttaagtcCCACCAAAGGGTAATTTTCTTGTTCAGTCAACTTTTATATGATATTGAACCATTCATTGCATTCTTCCCAATGTTTAAAGAAATTATGGTTAACATTCCAAAagttttaaaaggaaaatgcaAGATGGTTACAACATGTGGTATTGGTTGACAACGACCTAGTGGAATGTGATATGTGTGAAATAGAGAGGACAGACTATACCTGTCTTCTTATTGTAGTTTGTGTTCCACAACATAATTGTTATTCATATAACTGAtgcttcaaaattttaatatttgtaGTTGAATGGTGGTCTACTTATGGAGGAGGTTGCCCAAATTTGGCACGCTTGGCCATCCGAATTCTCAGTCAAACTTGCAGTGCAAATGGTTTCAAGCAAAATCAGATTTCTTTCAAGCAATTCCACCACCAGAGGAGAAACCGCATTGAGCATCAAAGGCTGAGTGACCTCATATTTGTGCAATACAACTTGCGATCGCGGCTACTGTATGTAAAGACTACTGGACATTGCAGCTGTTTTTTACTATAGcatttttttatcataatgttagtgttttttttttttttttttttttccacagaCTACATAGGAAGAATAAGGAATTGGATGCTTTGGATCCTATCTCCTTTGACAACATCGATACTGTTGAGGACTGGGTAACGGAAAAGGAAAATCCCTCTGCAGAATATGGAGATTCAGATTGGAGGGCACTTGTCCAGCCTGCAGCTAATACCATGTTGCCTTTGTCTCCGAATGATGAGAGTGAAGGCTTTGTTGCAGGTAATGTCCTTTCCTTGTTTTAGGAAATGTACTTAAGAAGTTCACTCTCAGTTAACTTATCTTGGACAATAAATAGGATTTGAAGATGATGAGATTCACAATGGTGTCAAAGTTGAAGACGAGAATGACATTGAAACCCAGTTGGAAGATGATGGCGATGGGGAACTGGGACACCGAACATGACTGTCATTGATGGGTAATTTCTTGGCTTTATTGTTGTAAGGTAccattgtttctttcttttcttttctttttccccttttttttggaGAAGGTATCATTGTATCAATATAGGTTTAGTTTAGGAGGTGAGCAAATAAATGTAAAGTA
Protein-coding regions in this window:
- the LOC122057512 gene encoding uncharacterized protein LOC122057512, translated to MEPELEPMPIGSQKRDLAWKHCQMFKIDNRVRLKCIYCGKMFSGGGIHRIKEHLAGHKGNGATCPRVHPDVRHIMRQSLDGSIVRMKKKQKMTEETAHLLLPPNEAETYTPQCEAINGLQLLAAPNPVESNLVLTMKEEEGATENNNSERWKRVAVGDPSSASLGEARPIRDLSLQLTKGNDQVHMAIGRFLYDAGVPLDAVSSVYFQPMIDAIALEGPGLKPPTYHDLRGWILKNSVEEVKKIVDQYQGTWGRTGCSVLADEWTAEGGKILINILVYCPEGTMFLKSVDASEIIRSPAALYELLKEVVEDVGVQHVLQVVTDSAEHYIEAGKSLTETFPTIYWTPCSARCIDLMLEDFGKFEWVNAILEQAKSVTRFVYNHIEVLNMMQRYTHGKDLIQPAVTRSATNFTILQSMVSLKDSLQAMVTSQEWMDSSYSKNPDGLELIDAIYSQSFWSSCVTIIHLTDPLLHVLRIVGSKKRPAMGYIYEAIYRAKGAIKRELVERKDYLTYWNVVDYRWNRQLRRHLHAAGFYLNPKCFYSIEGDVPNEIMSGMLDCIERLVPDTKIQDKITKELNSYKNAAGDLGRKMAIRARHTMLPVEWWSTYGGGCPNLARLAIRILSQTCSANGFKQNQISFKQFHHQRRNRIEHQRLSDLIFVQYNLRSRLLLHRKNKELDALDPISFDNIDTVEDWVTEKENPSAEYGDSDWRALVQPAANTMLPLSPNDESEGFVAGFEDDEIHNGVKVEDENDIETQLEDDGDGELGHRT